A part of Prionailurus viverrinus isolate Anna chromosome E1, UM_Priviv_1.0, whole genome shotgun sequence genomic DNA contains:
- the LOC125151833 gene encoding nucleoside diphosphate kinase B, with product MAHQERTFIAVKPDGVQRGLVGEIIKRFEQKGFRLVAMKFLQASEELLKQHYIDLKDRPFFPGLVKYMNSGPVVAMVWEGLNVVKTGRVMLGETNPADSKPGTIRGDFCIQVGRNIIHGSDSVKSAEKEISLWFKPEELVDYKPCAFDWIYE from the exons ATGGCCCACCAGGAGCGCACGTTCATCGCCGTCAAGCCGGACGGCGTGCAGCGCGGCCTGGTGGGCGAGATCATCAAGCGCTTCGAGCAGAAGGGCTTCCGCCTCGTGGCCATGAAGTTCCTGCAG GCCTCGGAGGAACTCCTGAAGCAGCACTACATTGACCTGAAGGACCGCCCGTTCTTCCCTGGGCTGGTGAAGTACATGAATTCCGGGCCGGTTGTGGCCATG GTCTGGGAGGGACTGAACGTGGTAAAGACGGGGCGAGTGATGCTTGGGGAGACCAACCCAGCAGATTCTAAGCCAGGCACCATCCGTGGGGACTTCTGCATTCAAGTTGGCAG GAACATCATTCATGGCAGTGATTCAGTAAAAAGTGCAGAGAAAGAAATCAGCCTGTGGTTTAAGCCTGAAGAATTGGTTGACTACAAGCCTTGTGCTTTTGACTGGATCTACGAATAA